A genome region from Pirellulales bacterium includes the following:
- a CDS encoding DUF4190 domain-containing protein yields the protein MSTDVDVGERIQAELVEQEPEQYRALCSAAVVALVFGLLSLSALMDYWLVVVPAVGVIWGIIALRQIRARAGELTGRGLAACGIGLSSVLLFAGPTWVYYDEMSQVPPGYQWISYDELQPNPNVLGEPVPKSAIDLNGKKIFIKGFVFAGSQSEGIKKFVLVRDAGTCCFGGNPKITDRIVVDLASAGGMMYTKQIARVSGVFRVTPSRAPGGIGAVYYHLDQAELR from the coding sequence ATGAGCACTGATGTAGACGTTGGCGAGCGAATCCAGGCCGAGCTTGTCGAGCAGGAACCCGAGCAGTATCGCGCGCTTTGCTCGGCAGCGGTGGTCGCGCTCGTTTTCGGATTGCTGTCGCTCTCGGCACTGATGGACTATTGGCTCGTCGTCGTGCCCGCGGTCGGAGTCATCTGGGGCATCATTGCCCTGCGGCAGATTCGCGCTCGGGCTGGCGAACTGACCGGCAGGGGCCTGGCCGCATGTGGAATTGGCCTGTCAAGCGTGCTCTTGTTCGCCGGGCCGACATGGGTTTATTACGACGAGATGAGCCAAGTCCCGCCCGGATATCAGTGGATTAGCTACGACGAGTTGCAGCCGAACCCCAACGTGCTCGGCGAACCGGTCCCGAAATCGGCGATCGATCTCAATGGCAAAAAGATCTTCATCAAGGGCTTTGTTTTCGCCGGCAGTCAGAGCGAGGGGATCAAGAAATTCGTGCTCGTGCGCGATGCCGGCACCTGCTGCTTCGGCGGCAATCCGAAGATCACCGATCGGATCGTGGTCGATCTGGCCTCCGCGGGAGGGATGATGTATACGAAGCAGATCGCCCGCGTGTCCGGCGTGTTCCGCGTCACGCCGAGCCGGGCTCCCGGCGGGATCGGCGCCGTTTATTATCACCTGGATCAGGCCGAACTGCGATGA
- a CDS encoding DUF3299 domain-containing protein — MNAKTKERGRGSFPIPLLRLVLAANIALASLIVCVAGCQDSRLPAASRPVSEPADRSGSAIPSGASDQAVPRTGAPQTGQAAPTPVRPQAIRDISFDAVKLNLKKGDPFKRTLITPAIEKLDGSRIRIRGYILPPFQQTGLAHFVLVRDNMACCFGPGAAIYDSMIVDLRPGVTTDYTVSPIAVEGTFNIREVEGPGGNAISIYHVTGEKVE; from the coding sequence ATGAACGCCAAAACCAAAGAAAGGGGACGCGGCTCTTTTCCGATCCCGCTTCTCAGGCTGGTCTTGGCGGCAAACATCGCTCTTGCGTCGTTGATCGTCTGCGTCGCCGGTTGTCAGGATTCGAGGTTGCCGGCGGCATCTCGGCCGGTCTCCGAACCCGCTGATCGATCCGGCTCGGCCATCCCATCCGGCGCATCCGATCAGGCGGTCCCCCGAACCGGCGCTCCGCAGACCGGCCAGGCCGCTCCGACTCCGGTTCGACCGCAAGCGATTCGCGACATTTCGTTCGACGCGGTGAAGCTAAACCTGAAAAAGGGGGACCCGTTCAAGCGGACCTTAATCACCCCGGCGATCGAAAAACTGGACGGCAGCCGGATTCGCATTCGCGGTTACATTCTCCCGCCGTTTCAGCAGACGGGGTTGGCGCATTTCGTATTGGTGCGCGACAACATGGCCTGCTGTTTCGGCCCTGGAGCAGCGATTTACGATTCGATGATCGTTGACCTCCGGCCGGGCGTGACGACCGACTACACAGTCTCCCCGATCGCGGTCGAAGGGACCTTCAACATTCGCGAGGTGGAAGGTCCCGGCGGCAACGCCATTTCGATCTATCACGTGACAGGGGAGAAAGTGGAATAG
- the lnt gene encoding apolipoprotein N-acyltransferase, with protein sequence MWAALPPLDLWPLAWIAPVPWLLLVRQERLTGRRPYGALWLAGFVFWIGALHWLRLPHWATSFGWIALSFYLAFYIPVFVGLTRVAVHRLGISIVVAAPIVFTGLELAKGHLLSGFTMGSLGHTQFRWLAFIQIADIISGYGVGGLVILGAACIARMFPWDCRRLAIWPLAPLAAMLAVTLAYGHHRLAESTAATGGPTARVALIQGSIDITMKLDPSAAQQIYNDYMRLSHSAINQAARDSGRPLDLIVWPETMFRVTLCSLAQGAKPSEGVSLQDFNDRVAEVNALIKATARDLGAPLLLGIDRLHWLTDGRSEHFNSGLFVAADGRQLGHYDKMHLVMFGEFVPFAEMFPFLYHLTPLPGGLTPGKEPLAEEIHGLRFAPSICYETTIPHLIRRQVIEPRERGAEPDVLVNLTNDGWFWGSSELDLHLMCAVFRAIECRKPVLIAANTGFSAWIDSSGRIIQQAPRRAEGIIIADVARDPRGSFYLDFGDLPSAVCLLACASLAAIGFWSRRKRREQRA encoded by the coding sequence ATGTGGGCCGCGTTGCCGCCGCTTGATCTTTGGCCGCTGGCGTGGATTGCGCCGGTTCCGTGGCTGCTCTTGGTGCGGCAAGAGCGGCTAACTGGCCGCCGCCCATACGGCGCGCTGTGGCTGGCCGGGTTCGTGTTCTGGATCGGCGCGCTTCACTGGCTGCGGTTGCCGCATTGGGCAACGAGCTTCGGCTGGATCGCTCTGTCGTTTTATCTGGCCTTCTATATTCCGGTGTTCGTCGGGCTGACGCGAGTCGCAGTGCATCGGCTGGGGATCTCGATCGTCGTCGCCGCGCCGATCGTGTTCACCGGATTGGAATTAGCCAAGGGGCATCTCTTGAGCGGCTTCACGATGGGGAGCCTTGGCCATACACAATTTCGCTGGCTGGCGTTCATTCAAATCGCCGACATCATTAGCGGCTACGGCGTTGGCGGACTGGTGATTCTCGGCGCCGCTTGCATCGCCCGAATGTTCCCCTGGGACTGCCGCCGCCTCGCAATCTGGCCGTTGGCGCCCCTGGCGGCGATGCTCGCGGTTACGCTCGCCTACGGACACCATCGTTTGGCCGAGTCCACTGCCGCGACCGGAGGGCCGACCGCTCGCGTGGCGCTGATCCAAGGTTCGATCGACATCACGATGAAGCTCGATCCGAGCGCGGCGCAGCAAATCTATAACGACTACATGCGCCTATCGCACTCAGCCATCAATCAGGCGGCTCGCGACTCCGGCCGACCGCTCGATCTGATCGTCTGGCCGGAAACGATGTTCCGCGTGACGCTCTGCTCGCTGGCGCAGGGCGCTAAGCCGTCCGAGGGAGTGTCGCTGCAGGACTTCAACGACCGGGTTGCCGAGGTCAATGCGCTCATTAAGGCCACTGCGCGCGATCTCGGCGCGCCGCTGCTCTTGGGAATCGACCGCTTGCACTGGCTCACCGACGGGCGGAGCGAGCATTTCAACTCCGGCCTGTTCGTCGCCGCCGATGGCCGGCAACTCGGGCATTACGACAAGATGCACCTGGTGATGTTCGGCGAGTTCGTGCCGTTTGCCGAAATGTTTCCGTTCCTGTATCACCTCACGCCGCTGCCCGGCGGTCTGACGCCCGGCAAAGAGCCGCTTGCCGAGGAGATTCACGGCCTGCGATTCGCCCCGAGCATTTGTTATGAGACGACCATTCCGCATCTCATTCGCCGGCAGGTGATCGAGCCGCGCGAGCGCGGCGCGGAGCCTGACGTGCTGGTGAATCTCACGAACGACGGTTGGTTCTGGGGCTCCAGCGAACTCGATCTGCACCTGATGTGCGCCGTGTTCCGGGCCATCGAATGCCGCAAGCCGGTGCTGATCGCGGCCAATACGGGCTTCTCAGCCTGGATTGACTCGTCGGGCCGCATCATTCAACAAGCCCCGCGGCGCGCGGAAGGCATCATCATCGCCGACGTCGCGCGCGATCCCCGCGGCAGCTTCTACCTGGATTTCGGCGATTTGCCGTCGGCCGTCTGCCTGCTAGCGTGCGCGTCACTTGCGGCGATTGGTTTTTGGAGCAGGCGGAAACGGAGAGAACAGAGAGCGTAA
- a CDS encoding PmoA family protein: MRYISTLSCAAVVLTVVSARSATFTAEKTDRGVTVKIGGQLFTEYLIRSATKPILWPIVGPTGKPMTRAYPMEKGKGEATDHPHQRSLWFTHGEVNGVSFWEETAKAGSIRHRDFLEVRGGDDARIVTRNDWITPDQKKMCEDERKFVFRLDGDQRLIDFSVVVTASEGPLTFGDTKEGSFGMRVAHSMAVDTKKGGRIINSEGQTDAATWGQPAAWVDYHGPIDGEEVGIAILNHPSSLRYPNRWHVRPYGLFAANPFGQKGFGASSGPGGPYTIEQGKSFTLRFRVVLHRGDEKTAHIADDFAAYAKEDFMRKPGEQEGK; encoded by the coding sequence ATGCGCTACATCTCCACCCTATCTTGCGCCGCCGTTGTTCTCACGGTTGTTTCGGCTCGCTCGGCGACGTTCACCGCCGAGAAAACCGATCGCGGAGTGACCGTTAAGATCGGTGGGCAATTGTTCACCGAGTATTTGATCCGCTCGGCCACGAAGCCGATTCTCTGGCCGATTGTCGGGCCGACCGGCAAGCCGATGACCCGCGCTTATCCGATGGAGAAGGGCAAAGGAGAAGCGACCGACCATCCGCATCAACGCTCGCTCTGGTTCACGCATGGCGAAGTGAACGGCGTCAGCTTCTGGGAAGAGACCGCTAAGGCCGGCTCGATCCGGCATCGCGATTTTCTCGAAGTGCGCGGCGGCGACGACGCTCGAATCGTCACGCGCAACGACTGGATCACGCCGGACCAAAAGAAAATGTGCGAAGACGAGCGGAAATTCGTATTCCGCCTCGACGGCGACCAACGGCTCATCGACTTTTCGGTGGTGGTCACGGCCAGCGAAGGGCCGCTCACCTTCGGCGACACGAAGGAAGGAAGCTTCGGCATGCGCGTGGCGCATTCGATGGCGGTCGACACCAAGAAAGGAGGCCGGATCATCAATAGCGAGGGACAGACGGACGCAGCCACTTGGGGCCAGCCGGCCGCCTGGGTCGATTATCACGGGCCAATCGATGGCGAGGAAGTCGGCATCGCCATTCTCAATCATCCTTCGAGCTTGCGCTATCCGAATCGCTGGCACGTGCGCCCTTACGGCCTGTTCGCCGCCAATCCATTCGGGCAAAAGGGGTTCGGCGCCTCGTCCGGCCCCGGCGGCCCGTACACGATCGAGCAGGGCAAATCCTTCACCCTCCGCTTCCGTGTAGTCCTCCACCGCGGCGACGAGAAAACGGCCCACATCGCCGATGACTTCGCGGCTTATGCGAAGGAGGATTTTATGAGAAAGCCAGGAGAGCAGGAAGGGAAATAG
- a CDS encoding addiction module protein produces MTQFDSILSAASQLPIADRLRLIDALASTVPDDCAPPLSPEWLAEIERRSAEIDSGAVSPIAWERVREDLFKKVGLDRAD; encoded by the coding sequence ATGACGCAATTCGATTCGATCCTTTCTGCCGCATCGCAACTTCCGATTGCCGACCGACTCCGCTTGATCGACGCCTTGGCCTCGACCGTCCCGGACGATTGTGCGCCGCCACTGTCGCCAGAATGGCTGGCCGAGATTGAGCGAAGATCTGCCGAGATTGATTCCGGCGCCGTTTCGCCGATCGCCTGGGAGCGGGTCCGGGAAGATCTGTTCAAGAAGGTCGGGTTGGACCGTGCGGATTGA
- a CDS encoding class I SAM-dependent methyltransferase encodes MAEKVPVADLTGIPETMLWPLYGRAAETRRPDARLIDPQAVRIADAIEYDYARSFRKPNFGHVLRALCIDGLLRQWLAKHPNGQVVALGEGLETQVFRVDNGNVRWLSVDLPAAIAVRSRFVPDTDRHRNLACSALDFRWMEAVDPARGVFVTMAGLLMYFQPDEVQTLVAGIAAQFPLAEMAFDTIPRWASRKSLKGWQLTPHYRTPPMPWGFDRNERDTIKSWHPNIADVHEAPYPGGRGFLYRAMLPVLQIVPGVRNKLPTVWHLRCAPTTIGGELE; translated from the coding sequence ATGGCTGAAAAGGTTCCGGTCGCCGATCTAACCGGGATCCCGGAAACGATGCTGTGGCCTCTGTATGGGCGGGCGGCCGAAACGCGGCGGCCTGACGCTCGCCTGATCGATCCACAGGCCGTGCGGATCGCGGATGCGATCGAGTACGACTATGCACGCAGCTTTCGCAAGCCGAATTTCGGCCACGTGCTGCGCGCCTTGTGCATCGATGGATTGCTGCGGCAGTGGCTGGCAAAGCATCCCAACGGCCAAGTCGTGGCGTTGGGAGAGGGCTTGGAAACGCAGGTCTTCCGTGTCGATAACGGTAATGTTCGCTGGCTGTCCGTGGACCTTCCCGCGGCGATCGCGGTGCGAAGCCGTTTCGTCCCTGACACAGATCGGCACCGTAATCTTGCCTGTTCGGCATTGGATTTCCGCTGGATGGAGGCAGTCGATCCGGCACGCGGCGTTTTCGTTACGATGGCAGGACTGCTGATGTACTTCCAGCCCGACGAAGTCCAAACGCTCGTCGCTGGGATTGCCGCGCAATTTCCACTCGCCGAGATGGCATTCGATACCATACCGCGGTGGGCGTCGCGCAAGAGCTTGAAAGGCTGGCAGCTAACACCCCATTACAGAACCCCGCCCATGCCGTGGGGCTTCGACCGCAACGAGCGGGACACGATAAAATCGTGGCACCCGAATATCGCTGACGTTCACGAAGCGCCCTATCCCGGCGGTCGCGGATTCTTGTATCGCGCCATGTTGCCAGTGCTCCAGATCGTCCCCGGCGTGCGGAACAAGCTGCCAACCGTCTGGCACCTGCGGTGCGCGCCGACAACAATTGGTGGAGAGTTGGAATGA
- a CDS encoding VOC family protein, producing the protein MIRGVHTMFYSSDADATRAFLRDKLGFPFSDVGGGWLIFHLPEADMGCHPSDDRDGAHAGTHDISFYCDDIATTVADLKARGVEFTEPVSDQGFGLVTHFKMPGGIEVQLYEPRYSKSRA; encoded by the coding sequence ATGATCCGCGGCGTTCACACGATGTTTTATTCCTCCGATGCGGATGCGACGCGGGCCTTTCTGCGCGACAAGCTCGGCTTTCCGTTTAGCGACGTCGGAGGCGGCTGGTTGATCTTCCATCTGCCCGAGGCCGATATGGGCTGCCATCCATCGGATGACCGCGACGGCGCCCACGCGGGCACCCACGACATCTCGTTCTATTGCGACGACATCGCGACGACGGTCGCCGACTTGAAGGCTCGTGGCGTCGAGTTCACCGAGCCGGTTTCCGATCAGGGGTTCGGTCTGGTGACGCACTTCAAGATGCCCGGCGGAATCGAGGTGCAGCTTTACGAGCCGAGATATTCCAAGAGCCGGGCGTGA